One Cryobacterium roopkundense genomic region harbors:
- a CDS encoding MBL fold metallo-hydrolase, with protein MPHDLARTSPLTRTLLAPNAGPMTLEGTNSYVIGASEAGPIVVVDPGPLDEGHLAALAAVGPIELVLVTHRHPDHSAASVRFAKLTGAPVRAFDAAYCVNGDPLVGGELIAAAGTGIRVVHTPGHTDDSVCLHLPGDGPTGSVLTGDTILGRGTSIIDGTLADYLTSLDALRALGPATVLPAHGPVLPDLAAICAAYLAHRRERLDQVRAALATLGSDASVGQVTDSVYAQADAAVRFAAEASVRAQLAYLRGEA; from the coding sequence ATGCCTCACGACCTCGCCCGCACGAGCCCGCTCACCCGCACCCTGCTCGCGCCGAACGCGGGGCCGATGACGCTCGAGGGCACCAATAGCTACGTGATCGGTGCGTCCGAGGCGGGCCCGATCGTGGTGGTCGACCCGGGCCCGCTCGACGAGGGCCATCTCGCGGCACTCGCCGCGGTCGGCCCGATCGAACTCGTGCTTGTGACGCATCGGCACCCCGACCACTCGGCGGCCAGCGTGCGTTTCGCGAAACTGACCGGAGCCCCGGTGCGGGCGTTCGATGCGGCCTACTGCGTCAACGGCGACCCGCTCGTCGGCGGCGAGCTGATCGCTGCCGCGGGCACCGGCATTCGCGTCGTGCACACCCCCGGGCACACCGACGACTCGGTCTGCCTGCACCTGCCGGGCGACGGGCCCACCGGGTCGGTACTCACCGGCGACACTATTCTCGGCCGCGGAACGTCGATCATCGACGGCACCCTCGCCGACTACCTCACCTCGCTCGATGCCCTTCGCGCGCTCGGCCCCGCTACCGTGCTGCCCGCGCACGGCCCGGTACTACCCGACCTCGCGGCCATCTGCGCGGCCTACCTTGCGCACCGCCGCGAGCGCCTCGACCAGGTGCGCGCCGCCCTCGCTACGCTGGGTTCCGACGCGAGCGTCGGCCAGGTCACCGACTCCGTTTATGCCCAAGCGGATGCCGCCGTGCGGTTCGCCGCCGAGGCATCCGTTCGCGCGCAGCTCGCTTACCTCCGCGGCGAGGCCTGA
- a CDS encoding ABC transporter ATP-binding protein, whose amino-acid sequence MPEFTETEPVAERGDAALPAPSPPPADATAALSIRGLGKRFGETVAVNGINLDVPVGSFYGLVGPNGAGKTTTLSMATGLLRPDVGQIWIQGVDVWKNPLEAKRLVGILADGVRLFDRLSGEQLVTYSGLLSGMTRETVAERVADLLRLLDLQDAAGALVVDYSAGMTKKIALACALVHAPRLLVLDEPFESVDPVSAANIRDILQGYVRSGGTVIVSSHAMDLVQRMCDHVAVIAAGRVVAAGTIDEVRNGSTLEDRFVELVGGRHRAEGPTWLNIS is encoded by the coding sequence ATGCCGGAGTTCACCGAAACCGAGCCGGTCGCCGAGCGGGGCGACGCAGCCCTGCCGGCCCCCTCGCCCCCGCCAGCGGACGCCACGGCGGCGCTCTCCATCCGCGGGCTCGGCAAGCGCTTCGGCGAGACCGTGGCCGTGAATGGCATCAACCTCGACGTTCCCGTTGGCTCGTTTTACGGCCTCGTGGGTCCGAACGGCGCCGGAAAGACCACGACCCTCTCGATGGCGACCGGGCTGCTGCGCCCCGACGTGGGCCAGATCTGGATCCAGGGCGTCGACGTGTGGAAGAACCCTCTCGAGGCCAAGCGACTCGTGGGAATCCTCGCCGACGGCGTACGGCTCTTCGACAGGCTCTCCGGCGAACAGCTCGTCACGTATTCCGGTTTGCTCTCGGGCATGACCCGCGAAACCGTGGCCGAGCGCGTGGCCGACCTGCTGCGCCTGCTCGACCTGCAAGACGCCGCGGGCGCCCTCGTCGTGGACTATTCGGCCGGCATGACCAAGAAGATCGCGCTGGCCTGCGCACTCGTGCACGCCCCGCGGCTTCTCGTGCTCGACGAGCCATTCGAATCGGTCGACCCGGTGTCTGCCGCGAACATCCGCGACATTCTGCAGGGCTACGTGCGGTCGGGCGGCACCGTGATCGTGTCGAGCCACGCCATGGACCTCGTGCAGCGGATGTGTGACCACGTCGCCGTGATCGCCGCCGGCCGTGTCGTGGCCGCCGGCACCATCGACGAGGTGCGCAACGGGTCCACCCTCGAGGACCGCTTCGTGGAACTCGTGGGCGGCCGCCACCGTGCAGAGGGGCCGACGTGGTTAAACATCTCGTAA
- a CDS encoding ABC transporter ATP-binding protein produces MSTAPVVELVNVTRSFPGPPEVQALKSVNLRVERGDYLSIVGPSGSGKSTMLNLLGLLDRPSVGEYHLDGTSTSLLDEKQRAIVRGGTIGFVFQSFHLLPHRTVLDNVLLATLYSGVPRAEREDRARAALDRVGLNHRLDFLPSTLSGGERQRVAVARAVVASPELLLADEPTGNLDEATGGEVMDLFEELHADGLTLIVITHDQAVSDRAERRVRITDGRLSELS; encoded by the coding sequence GTGAGCACGGCCCCGGTCGTCGAGCTGGTCAACGTCACGCGCTCCTTTCCCGGCCCGCCAGAGGTGCAGGCTCTCAAATCGGTCAACCTGCGCGTGGAACGCGGCGACTACCTGTCGATCGTCGGCCCCAGCGGATCGGGCAAGTCCACGATGCTCAACCTTCTCGGCCTGCTCGACCGGCCGAGCGTCGGCGAATACCACCTCGACGGCACCTCAACGAGCCTCCTCGACGAGAAGCAACGCGCCATCGTTCGCGGTGGCACCATCGGTTTCGTCTTTCAGTCTTTCCACCTGTTGCCGCATCGCACAGTGCTCGACAACGTGCTGCTCGCCACCCTGTACAGCGGCGTGCCACGCGCCGAGCGGGAGGATCGGGCCCGCGCCGCCCTCGACCGCGTAGGTCTCAACCACCGGCTCGATTTTCTTCCCAGCACGCTCTCCGGCGGTGAACGCCAGCGGGTCGCGGTCGCACGCGCCGTCGTGGCCTCGCCCGAGCTGCTCCTCGCCGACGAACCCACCGGAAACCTCGACGAAGCGACCGGCGGCGAGGTGATGGACCTGTTCGAGGAGTTGCACGCCGACGGTCTCACCCTCATCGTGATCACCCACGACCAGGCCGTGAGCGATCGGGCCGAACGCCGTGTGCGCATCACGGACGGTCGCCTGAGCGAGCTGTCATGA
- a CDS encoding ABC transporter permease codes for MTFFRQRMLRRRAARAAAPAAASAPPLGDSAATPVGPPSIVPVISRADRFSLQDLLVEASYGVGARPSRLVMTTLGTVLGIASLVVTIGFAQTAAGQISNQFDAVSATQILIEPASTRNSSGEEQATGRLPWDAPERVDRLAGVKRAGLVADVDVAGQPVTSVPVNDPSAAQTLSPAVIGTSPGLLAAVRGEIVTGRYFDAGHDERGDRVAVLGSRAADALGVNRVDSQPSIFIGDVPYTVIGIIDGVERRTNLLDAVIVPLNTARADFGLTAPAELHVQIDVGAGTLVARQAPIALDPSAPENFTVQAPAAASALQDNIQADINIVFLTLGILALLAGGLGIANVTLLSVMERVGEIGLRRALGATKRDIARQFIVESAVIGLLGGLIGSALGVFAVVVVSLLQGWTPILDPVVAIGAALLGTVVGLAAGAYPAVRASNIEPITALRGGT; via the coding sequence ATGACCTTCTTTCGCCAGCGGATGCTGCGCCGCCGTGCCGCCCGCGCCGCCGCGCCCGCCGCCGCCTCCGCCCCGCCCCTCGGCGACTCGGCCGCGACCCCTGTCGGGCCGCCGAGCATCGTGCCGGTGATTAGCCGCGCCGATCGCTTCTCGCTGCAAGACCTCCTGGTCGAGGCCAGCTACGGTGTCGGTGCGCGGCCCAGCCGACTCGTGATGACGACCCTCGGCACCGTGCTTGGCATCGCCTCCCTCGTGGTCACCATCGGCTTCGCGCAGACCGCCGCCGGGCAGATTTCCAACCAGTTCGACGCCGTCTCGGCGACCCAGATCCTGATCGAACCGGCTTCCACCCGCAACTCGAGCGGGGAAGAACAAGCGACCGGTCGCCTGCCGTGGGACGCCCCGGAGCGGGTCGACCGTCTCGCCGGGGTGAAACGCGCGGGGCTCGTGGCCGATGTCGATGTGGCCGGCCAGCCCGTGACATCCGTTCCGGTCAACGATCCCTCGGCCGCGCAGACCCTGAGCCCAGCCGTCATCGGCACCTCGCCGGGGCTGCTCGCCGCCGTGCGCGGGGAGATCGTCACCGGTCGCTACTTCGACGCCGGCCACGATGAGCGCGGCGACCGCGTTGCGGTGCTCGGCTCCCGGGCCGCCGACGCCCTCGGCGTCAACCGCGTCGACAGCCAGCCGTCGATCTTCATCGGCGACGTGCCCTACACCGTGATCGGCATCATCGACGGGGTGGAACGGCGCACCAACCTGCTGGATGCCGTCATCGTGCCGTTGAATACGGCTCGCGCCGACTTTGGACTGACCGCTCCGGCCGAGCTGCACGTGCAGATCGATGTCGGCGCCGGCACGCTCGTGGCACGGCAGGCCCCCATCGCACTCGACCCGAGCGCGCCCGAGAACTTCACGGTTCAGGCGCCCGCCGCCGCGTCCGCGCTACAGGACAATATTCAGGCCGACATCAACATCGTCTTTCTCACGCTCGGTATTCTCGCCCTGCTCGCCGGCGGCCTCGGCATCGCGAACGTCACCCTACTCTCCGTGATGGAACGGGTCGGCGAGATCGGCCTGCGCCGCGCGCTCGGCGCGACCAAGCGCGACATCGCCCGGCAGTTCATTGTGGAGTCGGCCGTGATCGGCTTGCTGGGTGGCCTGATCGGCTCGGCCCTCGGGGTATTCGCGGTCGTCGTCGTGTCTCTCCTGCAGGGGTGGACGCCCATTCTCGACCCCGTCGTCGCCATCGGCGCCGCTCTGCTCGGGACCGTCGTCGGCCTGGCCGCCGGCGCCTATCCCGCCGTGCGCGCGTCCAACATCGAGCCGATCACTGCCCTCCGCGGGGGAACCTGA
- a CDS encoding universal stress protein, whose translation MIEKSIVAWDGRPPSKAALEWALERSAGGELVMVRVVDRTSESADYFMPESVAASAPIALKNDADRVQEAHPSVQVRSELLPGDPIEELKRLSTENALVVVGTHRREGPTVRYEWSVGARLAGAANGPVAIIPESNGVQGVGVVVGVDGSAAANAAVQFAAAEANRTGDELHAVHAWQEPLVWPESAIPDLEFLQSLEDIHQNVLDESVALAQVSYPDLRVRSSLVRGAAQWALLEAARSAALLVVGNHGVHGIKRFLLGSVSHSLVLNIQSPTVVVNASSTP comes from the coding sequence GTGATTGAGAAGTCGATCGTGGCCTGGGATGGCCGTCCGCCCTCGAAGGCAGCGCTGGAGTGGGCGCTCGAACGCTCCGCCGGGGGCGAACTCGTGATGGTTCGCGTGGTCGACCGCACGAGCGAATCCGCGGACTACTTCATGCCGGAATCCGTTGCCGCGTCGGCCCCGATCGCCCTGAAGAACGACGCCGATCGCGTGCAGGAGGCCCACCCTTCCGTGCAGGTGCGGTCAGAGCTGCTGCCGGGCGATCCGATCGAAGAACTCAAGCGTCTCTCGACCGAGAACGCGCTCGTGGTTGTGGGCACCCACCGCCGTGAGGGGCCGACCGTGCGCTACGAATGGTCGGTGGGCGCCCGCCTCGCGGGAGCCGCGAACGGGCCGGTCGCCATCATCCCCGAGAGCAACGGGGTGCAGGGCGTGGGAGTAGTCGTCGGCGTCGACGGCTCCGCGGCCGCCAACGCCGCGGTGCAGTTCGCCGCCGCCGAAGCCAACCGCACCGGCGACGAACTGCACGCCGTGCACGCCTGGCAGGAGCCGCTCGTGTGGCCGGAGTCGGCCATTCCCGACCTGGAATTTCTGCAGTCCCTCGAAGACATCCATCAAAACGTGCTCGACGAATCGGTGGCCCTGGCCCAGGTGTCGTACCCCGACCTGCGCGTGCGGTCCTCACTCGTGCGCGGGGCCGCGCAGTGGGCTCTGCTCGAGGCCGCCCGCAGTGCCGCCCTGCTCGTGGTGGGAAACCACGGCGTGCACGGCATCAAGCGATTCCTCCTCGGGTCGGTCAGCCACTCCCTCGTGCTCAACATCCAGTCCCCCACCGTGGTGGTGAACGCCTCCTCCACTCCCTGA
- a CDS encoding DUF1801 domain-containing protein — protein sequence MAENKTQPTDSRVEDFLDAATSARRRADGKVLDAIFREVTGVNPVMWGTSIVGYGTYRYVSPANPRTHGDWMKTGFSPRKAQLSIYGLKDLPEGAALLPQLGVYTEGAGCVHVRKLDDIDLDVLRRLIAIAASRGDDPAAAR from the coding sequence ATGGCCGAGAACAAGACGCAACCGACTGATTCCCGCGTCGAGGATTTCCTCGACGCGGCGACGTCGGCGCGGCGCCGCGCCGACGGCAAGGTCCTCGACGCGATTTTTCGCGAGGTAACGGGTGTCAACCCCGTGATGTGGGGGACGTCGATTGTGGGCTACGGAACGTACCGCTACGTGTCGCCTGCCAACCCCCGCACGCACGGTGACTGGATGAAGACAGGGTTCTCACCCCGCAAGGCCCAATTGTCTATCTACGGCCTCAAAGACCTCCCCGAGGGTGCAGCGCTGCTTCCGCAGCTCGGCGTCTATACCGAGGGCGCGGGGTGCGTCCATGTGCGAAAGCTCGACGACATCGACCTCGATGTGCTGCGCCGGCTCATCGCCATTGCCGCGTCCCGGGGAGACGACCCCGCGGCCGCGCGGTAG
- the nrdF gene encoding class 1b ribonucleoside-diphosphate reductase subunit beta, producing the protein MSSPKVKLVSHVDAINWNKIEDEKDVEVWNRLTNNFWLPEKIPLSNDIQSWNQLTPVEQQLTLRVFTGLTLLDTIQGTVGAVSLIPDAITPHEEAVYTNIAFMESVHAKSYSSIFSTLSNTKDIDEAFRWSTENENLQRKASIVMDYYQGDDPLKRKVASVLLESFLFYSGFYLPMYFSSRARLTNTADLIRLIIRDEAVHGYYIGYKFQKGLEKVTQERRDEIKDYAFNLVFELYENEVQYTQDLYDEVGLTEDVKMFLHYNANKALMNLGYEAIFPKDVCDVNPAILSALSPNGDENHDFFSGSGSSYVIGKAVVTEDDDWDF; encoded by the coding sequence ATGAGTAGCCCCAAGGTCAAACTGGTGTCGCACGTTGACGCGATCAACTGGAACAAGATCGAAGACGAGAAAGACGTCGAGGTGTGGAACCGCCTCACGAACAACTTCTGGCTGCCCGAGAAGATCCCGCTGAGCAACGACATCCAGTCGTGGAACCAGCTCACCCCCGTGGAACAGCAGCTCACCCTGCGCGTGTTCACGGGACTGACCCTGCTCGACACGATCCAGGGCACCGTCGGTGCCGTCTCGCTGATTCCGGATGCGATCACGCCGCACGAGGAAGCCGTGTACACGAACATCGCGTTCATGGAGTCCGTGCACGCCAAGAGCTACTCGTCGATCTTCTCCACCCTGTCCAACACCAAGGACATCGACGAGGCGTTCCGCTGGTCGACCGAGAACGAGAACCTGCAGCGCAAGGCCTCGATCGTGATGGATTACTACCAGGGCGACGACCCCCTGAAGCGCAAGGTGGCCTCGGTTCTGCTCGAGTCTTTCCTGTTTTACTCGGGCTTCTACCTGCCGATGTATTTCTCCAGCCGGGCCCGCCTCACCAACACGGCCGACCTCATCCGGTTGATCATTCGTGACGAAGCTGTGCACGGGTACTACATCGGTTACAAGTTTCAGAAGGGCCTGGAGAAGGTCACTCAGGAGCGTCGCGACGAGATCAAGGACTACGCCTTCAACCTCGTCTTCGAGCTGTACGAGAATGAGGTGCAGTACACGCAGGACCTGTACGACGAGGTCGGCCTGACCGAAGACGTGAAGATGTTCCTGCACTACAACGCCAACAAGGCGCTGATGAACCTCGGTTACGAGGCCATCTTCCCGAAGGACGTCTGCGACGTGAACCCGGCGATCCTGTCGGCGCTCTCACCGAATGGCGACGAGAACCACGACTTCTTCAGCGGGTCGGGCTCCTCGTACGTGATCGGCAAGGCAGTGGTCACCGAAGACGACGACTGGGACTTTTAA
- a CDS encoding IS1182 family transposase, which produces MNKRFRAFEPAAVMLVPPSLDEWLPQNHLSRFIADIVETQLDLKKFYASYAKSKGQPPYDPRLMVRVLLYGYCVGVRSSRELERVCVDVVAFRWLAAQQAPDFRSIARFRKRHLSSLGNVFLQALELCRAAGMVSLGQVALDGTKVRANASRRKAMSYARLTEKQKVLADEVSALLAEADAIDDAEDARFGKDKRGDELPPELARRESRLVKLAEARAGLEAAAAARARKDAEKKARDKGDDDDTVAQKGDDAAKNAVVAPKAQRNFTDPDSRIMKTADGSFHYAYNAQAIVDADHQIIVATTLTNIGVDVEQVVPLVEKLHATTGVLPRQVLADAGYCSATNLDYAKTVEDGSDGRTEFFIATGRVKHGERVPEVPRGRIPANATLRERMARKLKTKKGRAVYARRKAIVEPVFGQIHTRQGKFVLLRGLEQAAHEWDLIAACHNLMKLHTMQTKALLAAPSALTARTAT; this is translated from the coding sequence GTGAACAAACGGTTCCGGGCATTTGAGCCGGCGGCGGTGATGTTGGTGCCGCCGTCGTTGGATGAGTGGTTGCCGCAGAATCACCTGTCTCGGTTCATCGCGGATATCGTTGAAACTCAGCTGGATCTGAAGAAGTTCTACGCCTCTTACGCGAAGTCGAAGGGGCAGCCGCCCTATGACCCACGGTTGATGGTCCGGGTGCTCCTTTACGGGTATTGTGTCGGAGTTCGCTCGTCACGGGAGTTGGAGCGGGTGTGCGTGGACGTGGTCGCGTTTCGCTGGTTGGCGGCGCAGCAGGCACCTGATTTTCGTTCCATCGCCCGGTTCCGAAAACGCCACCTCTCCAGTCTGGGGAACGTGTTCTTGCAGGCGTTGGAACTGTGCCGTGCGGCCGGAATGGTCTCGCTCGGGCAGGTCGCGTTGGACGGCACGAAAGTGCGCGCGAATGCCTCTCGGCGCAAGGCGATGAGTTACGCCCGCCTGACGGAGAAGCAGAAAGTCCTCGCCGACGAAGTCTCTGCGCTGCTGGCGGAGGCGGACGCGATCGATGACGCGGAGGACGCTCGTTTCGGAAAGGACAAACGCGGTGATGAGTTGCCGCCGGAGCTTGCCCGGCGGGAGTCACGCTTGGTGAAACTGGCCGAAGCGCGCGCTGGCTTGGAGGCAGCTGCAGCGGCGCGGGCGCGGAAAGACGCGGAGAAGAAGGCCAGGGACAAGGGCGACGATGACGATACTGTGGCGCAGAAGGGTGACGACGCGGCGAAGAACGCCGTTGTTGCTCCGAAGGCTCAACGCAACTTCACCGACCCGGATTCACGGATCATGAAGACCGCCGACGGATCGTTCCACTACGCCTACAACGCACAGGCCATCGTTGATGCCGACCATCAGATCATCGTCGCGACGACGCTGACGAATATTGGCGTGGATGTTGAACAGGTCGTGCCGCTGGTCGAGAAACTCCACGCCACGACCGGCGTCCTGCCCCGGCAGGTCCTGGCGGATGCCGGGTATTGTTCCGCAACAAATCTGGACTACGCGAAGACTGTTGAAGATGGCAGCGACGGCCGGACCGAGTTTTTCATCGCGACCGGCCGGGTCAAGCACGGCGAGCGTGTTCCTGAAGTTCCTCGGGGCCGGATCCCGGCCAATGCGACGCTGCGGGAACGCATGGCGCGGAAGCTCAAGACGAAGAAAGGCCGCGCCGTTTATGCGCGGCGCAAAGCGATCGTGGAGCCCGTGTTCGGTCAGATCCACACTCGGCAAGGCAAATTCGTGTTGCTGCGCGGGTTGGAGCAAGCCGCCCACGAATGGGACCTGATCGCGGCTTGCCACAACCTGATGAAGCTACACACCATGCAAACTAAAGCGCTGCTGGCCGCGCCAAGCGCCCTAACAGCCCGAACGGCCACCTAA
- a CDS encoding NUDIX hydrolase — MTRTADTVPAPIGVAATVVLLRDGAGGPEVLLLERPRHRGSFAGAWVFPGGGVDPEDSVPTDAAAPSPDAASHPDAAEELAARRAAVREVREETGLEVSPGSLVCTALWIPPASAPKRLRTWFYLTAAPAGAIVLAEDEVIDYAWLRPEAALERHASAALMLVAPTWVTLHGLCGFGSVAGIIASAARRGRARYETRLGASGSGPTLFWAGDVAYDDEALAEHAGGRHRLEIGDPPWVYSRSGPD; from the coding sequence ATGACGAGAACGGCAGACACTGTCCCTGCTCCCATCGGGGTGGCCGCCACCGTCGTTCTGCTGCGCGACGGCGCTGGCGGCCCCGAGGTACTGCTGCTGGAACGGCCCCGCCACCGCGGCTCGTTCGCCGGCGCGTGGGTGTTTCCCGGTGGTGGCGTCGACCCCGAAGACAGCGTGCCGACGGATGCCGCGGCGCCCTCGCCCGACGCGGCCTCGCACCCCGATGCGGCCGAAGAGCTCGCAGCTCGCCGCGCGGCCGTGCGCGAGGTGCGCGAGGAGACCGGGCTTGAAGTCTCGCCCGGCTCCCTCGTGTGCACCGCACTATGGATTCCGCCCGCGAGCGCCCCGAAGCGGCTGCGCACCTGGTTCTACCTCACGGCCGCGCCGGCGGGCGCCATCGTGCTCGCCGAGGACGAGGTGATCGACTACGCGTGGCTTCGGCCGGAGGCGGCGCTGGAGCGGCACGCATCCGCTGCCCTCATGCTCGTGGCGCCGACCTGGGTGACCTTGCACGGGCTGTGCGGGTTCGGTTCGGTCGCCGGGATCATAGCGAGTGCTGCGCGGCGCGGGCGGGCGCGGTACGAGACGCGGCTCGGGGCGAGTGGGAGCGGGCCCACCCTGTTCTGGGCGGGCGATGTGGCCTACGACGACGAGGCCCTCGCCGAGCACGCCGGCGGGCGGCACCGCCTCGAAATCGGCGACCCACCGTGGGTGTACAGCAGGAGCGGCCCGGACTGA
- a CDS encoding coiled-coil domain-containing protein has translation MGGLGRVMRGATLAAFVASTLVSGVSAGAEEYPSWAEVDAARSSEAATAAEVARIESALDGLQARAAELGDEAVTQTALHADTQTRHTEASAQQTLLTAQADAASALSEASGARLGTLGAQLYRSGGSGLSLGVLFDGEHADDLLFRLGTMTRLTDQAGRLTEQADAERNAAEALTAQAEVATRERDLLQVEAAAALAATRTAQRAADDEVAVKRAASATLYAQLASLKNSSAEAERQYRTGVAAHQQYVEQQRQSAALAAVQAAAPTAQPGVPSPPPSSGVVDRGGAQQLAAAQVAARGWGVGELSCLVSLWQRESGWRVNAHNASSGAYGIPQSLPGSKMATAGDDWQTNPATQISWGLGYIASRYGTPCGAWAHSEAKNWY, from the coding sequence ATGGGCGGACTGGGGCGCGTGATGCGCGGGGCGACCCTGGCCGCGTTCGTGGCCTCGACTCTGGTGTCGGGCGTGTCAGCAGGAGCAGAGGAGTACCCCTCCTGGGCCGAGGTCGACGCCGCCCGATCGAGCGAGGCGGCCACGGCTGCCGAGGTCGCGCGTATCGAATCCGCCCTCGACGGGTTGCAGGCTCGCGCGGCCGAACTCGGTGACGAGGCCGTCACGCAGACCGCCTTGCACGCTGACACGCAGACCCGGCATACGGAGGCGAGCGCCCAACAGACGCTGCTGACCGCCCAAGCGGATGCGGCATCCGCTCTCTCCGAGGCCAGCGGCGCGCGCCTCGGGACGCTCGGCGCCCAGCTGTACCGCTCCGGCGGCAGTGGCCTCTCCCTCGGCGTTCTCTTCGACGGCGAGCACGCCGACGACCTGCTGTTTCGGCTCGGCACCATGACGCGGCTCACCGACCAGGCTGGCCGGCTCACCGAACAGGCAGACGCCGAGCGGAACGCGGCAGAGGCCCTGACCGCCCAGGCCGAGGTGGCCACCCGTGAACGCGACCTGCTACAGGTCGAGGCCGCTGCCGCGCTGGCCGCCACGCGCACGGCGCAACGTGCGGCGGATGACGAGGTGGCCGTGAAGCGGGCCGCGAGCGCGACCCTCTACGCCCAGCTCGCTTCGTTGAAGAACTCGTCTGCTGAGGCGGAGCGGCAGTACCGCACCGGCGTTGCCGCGCACCAACAGTACGTGGAGCAGCAACGGCAGTCCGCCGCACTCGCCGCCGTCCAGGCAGCTGCGCCCACCGCGCAGCCTGGCGTTCCCAGCCCTCCCCCCAGCAGCGGCGTGGTCGACCGCGGCGGCGCCCAGCAGCTTGCCGCGGCCCAGGTGGCCGCACGAGGCTGGGGCGTGGGCGAGCTGAGCTGCCTCGTGTCGCTGTGGCAGCGCGAGTCGGGCTGGCGCGTGAACGCGCACAACGCGAGCAGCGGCGCCTACGGGATTCCGCAGTCCCTGCCCGGCAGCAAGATGGCGACCGCCGGCGACGACTGGCAGACCAACCCCGCTACCCAGATCAGCTGGGGCCTCGGGTACATCGCTTCCCGCTACGGCACCCCCTGCGGCGCCTGGGCTCACTCCGAGGCCAAGAACTGGTACTAG